The following coding sequences are from one Candidatus Paceibacterota bacterium window:
- a CDS encoding MFS transporter → MNTSNQTTAAAGKTMTQSVKQGMFVLPDGRNVLFTFCLVSSLFLLWGFCNGMIDVMDKHFQEELHLSLSQSAWVQFAHWMGYFLMSIPAGWLATRLGYKGGIIAGLLLVSVGGFWFIPASKIAAFWAFLLGVCVVASGLTFLETVANPYTTVLGPSRYAAARINTAQSCNGVGWIFGPIAGSMFFYGTDAAGRSTGSQTLWIPYAGVAVGVLILAVIFFFAPVPDVKAEDDYHLDDKGPGTAPAPATREVNRKLSYALLLGNVAALIGVFIFIFWLTFDGLQLGPRLVGLASAIPRPSSVVVSAQNSVLIVLTVAAGLVLLAAAIWLIGVTKRLSHHSVWAHEHFSGATLAQFLYVAAQCGIFSFLINYLTSEPPSLPSSWFKESTSKWIEVRTAFAGSDFKDVSSLATKLTVKADSMSVFLATQLSDATVQTLARYKEGAASTTAARVAMMQDLNSLILKTNIYAPERFQGIALQDKTRHLLGPDAPPRSLPRLNRLLLADAYPQELAFQDGIFGVSNQFAATLASVGFFCFLLGRVTGAAMLRKISAHKMLGLYSVINAVLCFLIYLKLGWLSVVCVFLCYFFMSITFPTIFALGIFGLGARAKAASAYIVMGIVGGALLPKLMGAVADHYNMSRGFIVPLICFVFIAFYGYGWPKLSRVEALHGVGTSGGR, encoded by the coding sequence ATGAACACCAGTAATCAAACCACAGCCGCCGCCGGCAAGACCATGACGCAGTCGGTCAAACAAGGCATGTTCGTCCTGCCAGATGGCAGGAACGTGCTATTCACCTTCTGTCTGGTCAGCTCGCTGTTCCTCCTCTGGGGATTCTGCAACGGGATGATTGACGTGATGGACAAGCACTTCCAGGAGGAACTGCACCTCAGCTTGTCGCAGTCGGCCTGGGTCCAGTTTGCGCACTGGATGGGCTACTTCCTCATGTCCATCCCCGCGGGCTGGCTCGCGACGCGGCTGGGCTACAAAGGCGGCATTATCGCCGGGCTGTTGTTGGTCTCGGTCGGCGGGTTCTGGTTCATTCCAGCATCCAAGATCGCGGCGTTCTGGGCCTTCCTGCTCGGCGTATGCGTCGTGGCCTCTGGCTTGACCTTCCTGGAAACGGTGGCCAACCCCTACACGACGGTGCTGGGCCCCTCGCGCTACGCCGCCGCCCGCATCAATACGGCTCAGTCCTGCAACGGCGTCGGCTGGATCTTCGGTCCGATCGCCGGCAGCATGTTCTTTTATGGCACGGATGCGGCCGGGCGAAGCACCGGTTCGCAGACGCTTTGGATCCCATATGCGGGCGTTGCGGTGGGGGTGCTCATCCTGGCGGTCATCTTCTTCTTTGCCCCAGTCCCCGATGTGAAGGCTGAGGACGATTATCATTTGGACGACAAAGGTCCCGGCACGGCCCCGGCCCCGGCGACCCGGGAGGTGAACCGCAAGCTGTCGTATGCGTTGCTGCTGGGGAATGTGGCCGCGCTGATCGGCGTCTTCATCTTCATCTTCTGGCTCACGTTCGATGGCCTGCAGCTTGGCCCGCGCCTGGTGGGGTTGGCCTCCGCCATTCCGCGCCCATCCAGCGTGGTCGTGAGCGCGCAAAACTCGGTGCTGATCGTGCTGACGGTCGCCGCCGGGCTGGTCCTGTTGGCCGCGGCTATCTGGCTGATCGGCGTCACCAAACGCCTCTCCCACCACAGCGTCTGGGCGCACGAACACTTTTCCGGGGCCACGCTGGCGCAGTTCCTGTATGTCGCGGCCCAGTGCGGCATCTTCAGCTTCCTGATCAATTACCTGACCTCGGAGCCGCCGTCCCTGCCCTCCTCCTGGTTCAAGGAGAGCACCAGCAAATGGATCGAGGTGCGAACGGCCTTTGCGGGTTCGGACTTCAAAGACGTGTCCTCCCTGGCGACAAAACTGACCGTCAAAGCTGATTCTATGTCAGTCTTTCTCGCCACACAGCTTTCCGATGCCACGGTTCAAACACTGGCCCGCTACAAGGAAGGTGCGGCCAGCACCACGGCGGCGCGCGTGGCGATGATGCAGGATCTCAACAGCCTCATCCTCAAGACCAACATCTATGCGCCGGAGCGATTCCAGGGCATCGCCTTGCAGGACAAGACCAGACACCTGCTCGGGCCCGATGCCCCGCCGCGTAGCCTGCCGCGGCTCAACCGGCTGCTGCTCGCCGACGCGTATCCGCAGGAACTGGCCTTCCAGGACGGCATCTTCGGCGTGAGCAACCAGTTCGCCGCCACACTGGCGTCGGTTGGCTTCTTTTGTTTCCTCCTGGGCCGGGTCACCGGCGCGGCCATGCTGCGCAAAATCTCCGCCCACAAGATGCTCGGTCTCTACAGCGTGATCAATGCCGTGCTTTGTTTCCTGATCTACTTGAAGCTGGGCTGGCTGTCGGTAGTGTGCGTCTTCCTCTGCTACTTCTTCATGTCCATCACCTTCCCCACTATCTTCGCCCTCGGTATCTTTGGCCTGGGGGCGCGGGCCAAGGCCGCCTCGGCCTACATCGTCATGGGCATCGTCGGCGGTGCCCTCCTGCCCAAGCTCATGGGCGCGGTAGCCGACCACTATAACATGTCCCGGGGCTTCATCGTGCCCCTAATCTGCTTCGTGTTCATTGCCTTCTACGGCTACGGCTGGCCCAAGCTCAGCCGCGTCGAGGCCCTCCACGGCGTCGGGACATCCGGGGGGCGCTAA
- a CDS encoding DUF2961 domain-containing protein — MRNRNHDPLFALTVGLVLTCAPLWAAQQQLTYVDLVKRLTDLEQLATVPMPGEKCVQWSSYDRASRYDAATGKYVAWDANADGDGIIRKEDGKLVFAEMEGPGCIWRIWSATPKEGHVRIYLDGAAEPAVDLPFVGYFDRKNEPFTCPALVHTVAMGWNNYTPIPFQKSCKITADPGWGAYYQFVYTVFPKGTQVPAFRRDLSAAERAALDQANSILGECRFGAGREHPGAKLIAKGIKAGPVTTSTVAKLKGPRAITGLRVRLVPAPAPEDLDTLRELALQIKWDGESAPSVWSPLGDFFGTAPGLNAYRSLPLGAGEDGWLYCNWYMPFKKEARVELVNDGSTARTLQVELQHAELSRPIAQLGRFHAKWHRDAFLPREAERWIDWPFLKTEGAGRFAGLMLHVWNPRGSWWGEGDEKFFVDGEKFPSTIGTGSEDYFGYAWCCPQLFQNAYHNQTRNDGNNRGHISVNRWQIADAIPFHKSFEGCIEKYYRNDRPTLYAGTTYWYLGPDGNDPYRPLPLRERLGYWGPVQTYKVKGAIEGEKLKIIAKSGGETQEQDMTAFEGAWSNDAHLWWIQAKPGDKLELALPLQQTGKYRMLMQLTRAPDYGIVQLHLDGQKLGSPIDLYRKAVRSTGELAMGELELAAGDHKLTVEIVGANDKAIKSHMFGLDYVKLDPM; from the coding sequence ATGCGAAACCGGAACCATGATCCCCTCTTTGCCCTCACGGTCGGCCTGGTCTTGACCTGCGCGCCGCTCTGGGCTGCACAACAGCAGCTGACTTACGTTGACCTGGTCAAGCGACTCACGGACCTGGAGCAACTGGCCACGGTGCCCATGCCAGGTGAGAAGTGCGTCCAATGGTCTAGCTACGACCGCGCCAGCCGCTACGATGCGGCTACCGGGAAATATGTGGCCTGGGATGCCAACGCCGACGGGGACGGCATCATCCGCAAGGAAGATGGCAAACTCGTCTTCGCCGAGATGGAAGGGCCAGGCTGCATCTGGCGTATCTGGTCCGCCACACCCAAAGAGGGGCACGTGCGGATTTATCTCGACGGCGCGGCCGAACCCGCGGTGGACCTGCCGTTCGTCGGCTACTTTGATCGCAAGAACGAGCCCTTTACCTGCCCCGCCCTCGTGCACACGGTCGCCATGGGCTGGAACAATTACACGCCCATCCCGTTCCAGAAGTCCTGCAAGATCACGGCTGATCCCGGCTGGGGCGCCTATTACCAGTTCGTTTACACCGTCTTCCCCAAAGGCACACAGGTGCCGGCGTTCAGGCGGGACCTGTCGGCGGCGGAGCGGGCGGCGCTCGATCAAGCCAACTCGATCCTGGGTGAGTGCCGGTTTGGCGCCGGTCGCGAGCACCCCGGGGCGAAGCTGATTGCGAAGGGAATCAAGGCCGGCCCCGTCACCACCAGCACCGTGGCGAAGCTCAAAGGCCCGCGCGCCATCACGGGGTTACGGGTCAGGCTGGTCCCGGCCCCCGCGCCCGAGGATCTCGACACCCTGCGAGAACTGGCCCTGCAGATCAAATGGGACGGCGAGTCCGCTCCCAGCGTGTGGTCGCCGCTCGGCGACTTCTTTGGCACGGCGCCCGGCCTCAATGCCTATCGCTCCCTGCCGCTCGGGGCCGGGGAGGACGGCTGGCTATATTGCAATTGGTACATGCCTTTCAAAAAGGAGGCCCGGGTGGAACTGGTCAACGATGGTTCCACCGCCCGCACCCTGCAGGTCGAGCTCCAACACGCCGAACTCTCCCGACCCATCGCTCAACTCGGCCGCTTCCACGCCAAGTGGCACCGGGATGCCTTCCTGCCGCGCGAGGCCGAGCGCTGGATTGACTGGCCTTTCCTCAAGACCGAAGGGGCGGGGCGCTTCGCCGGCCTCATGCTCCACGTCTGGAACCCGCGCGGGAGCTGGTGGGGCGAGGGAGACGAGAAGTTCTTCGTGGACGGGGAGAAGTTCCCGTCCACCATCGGCACCGGGTCGGAAGACTATTTTGGCTATGCCTGGTGCTGCCCGCAGTTGTTCCAGAATGCCTACCATAACCAGACCCGCAACGATGGCAACAACCGCGGTCACATCTCCGTTAACCGCTGGCAGATCGCCGATGCCATCCCCTTCCACAAGTCCTTTGAGGGCTGCATCGAGAAGTACTACCGGAACGACCGGCCCACGCTGTATGCGGGCACGACCTACTGGTATCTCGGCCCGGATGGCAATGATCCCTACCGCCCGCTCCCGCTGCGCGAGCGCCTCGGCTACTGGGGGCCGGTGCAGACCTACAAGGTCAAAGGTGCAATCGAGGGGGAGAAGCTCAAGATTATCGCGAAGAGCGGCGGTGAGACCCAGGAACAGGACATGACCGCATTCGAGGGAGCCTGGAGCAACGACGCTCACCTCTGGTGGATCCAAGCTAAACCCGGGGACAAGCTGGAGCTGGCCCTGCCGCTCCAGCAGACGGGGAAGTACCGGATGCTCATGCAACTCACCCGGGCGCCGGACTACGGCATTGTGCAGCTTCATCTCGACGGCCAGAAGCTGGGCAGCCCGATTGACCTTTACCGCAAGGCGGTCAGGTCTACCGGGGAACTGGCAATGGGCGAGCTCGAACTCGCGGCCGGAGACCATAAGCTGACAGTCGAGATCGTTGGCGCCAATGACAAGGCCATTAAGAGCCACATGTTCGGCCTGGACTACGTGAAGCTTGACCCGATGTAG
- a CDS encoding sugar phosphate isomerase/epimerase family protein, which translates to MITISRREFIAQTSLAATTTAFCGAWIQRGFTAEPWPPPIVVFSKIYQALKLNFDDAAALTAEAGIDGIDCPVRPGGEILPEQAATRLPEYAAALNKHSLQVPLLTTGITGVSSPNAEEILRTAKQHGVRFYRLGFVLRKPEVPADQQVREVQAQLKDLAALNKAVGLGAILQNHSPTGRNYVGGDLADMYEIVKEFDPAQVGVAFDIGHALVVHGNEWRGHFDKLKSHIKVAYVKDVTRAGRWVPFGQGDIGGLGYFKLLRQTGCRAPISLHIEFDWSGGGKSRTRSALIKALRDSARVLRGWLAEA; encoded by the coding sequence ATGATCACAATCTCACGCCGTGAATTCATCGCCCAAACGTCCCTGGCCGCAACCACCACCGCCTTCTGTGGCGCCTGGATTCAGCGAGGTTTCACCGCCGAGCCCTGGCCGCCGCCGATCGTGGTGTTCAGCAAGATCTATCAGGCGCTCAAGCTGAACTTCGATGACGCGGCGGCGCTGACGGCGGAGGCGGGGATAGACGGCATAGACTGCCCGGTGCGGCCCGGCGGCGAGATTCTGCCGGAACAGGCGGCGACACGCCTGCCGGAATACGCGGCCGCCTTGAATAAGCACAGCCTGCAGGTGCCCTTGCTCACGACGGGGATTACCGGGGTGTCCTCACCCAATGCCGAAGAGATCCTGCGCACGGCGAAGCAGCACGGCGTACGCTTCTACCGATTAGGATTTGTGCTGCGGAAACCGGAGGTGCCCGCCGACCAGCAGGTGCGCGAGGTCCAGGCCCAACTCAAGGACCTGGCGGCGCTGAACAAGGCGGTCGGCCTCGGGGCCATTCTCCAAAATCACTCACCGACGGGCCGCAATTATGTCGGAGGCGACCTGGCGGACATGTATGAGATCGTCAAGGAATTCGACCCGGCGCAGGTCGGGGTGGCGTTCGACATCGGCCATGCGCTGGTGGTTCATGGTAACGAATGGCGCGGACACTTCGACAAGCTCAAATCGCACATCAAGGTCGCCTACGTGAAGGACGTGACCAGGGCCGGACGCTGGGTGCCGTTTGGCCAGGGCGACATCGGCGGGTTGGGCTACTTCAAGCTGCTCAGGCAAACAGGCTGCCGCGCCCCCATCTCACTGCACATCGAGTTCGACTGGAGCGGCGGCGGGAAGTCCAGGACGCGCAGCGCGCTGATCAAGGCGCTGCGCGACAGCGCGCGGGTGTTGCGAGGCTGGCTCGCAGAGGCTTAA